A single genomic interval of Rosistilla ulvae harbors:
- a CDS encoding potassium channel protein, with translation MAALQVAAFYIDNPRRAMTHRTKEEPPIWLATRAAPVLFWASLLFLVCQAVSVVIFIDVPNLRESLASNPAAETEADQASEAIDPEVAALAMTSTPVASGLSWEPIELATLFLMGLIWPLVIAESVYHWRTRPWTRETRRFHFYSLLYCLCPSLRMCAQSLEMGQRLWLPGWGWRRSDDRLRRRLERTFSMPMIWIALMILPVLVVELFLKAQVADYRWLRITLHVSTGVIWFSFAAEFILMASVAEKKLTYLKEHWIELAIILLPLLSFMRSLRLLRATGASKLIRLSQLNQVVRTYRLRGTAMRALRALILLDLFQRLTLQTPEKTVAKLQLQLEELEGEAKQLRRKIGRLERTIRKREVEANAIGSEADVGDDADRDDAEAAAKTDSPATESV, from the coding sequence ATGGCGGCGTTGCAAGTCGCCGCGTTTTATATCGACAATCCACGCAGGGCAATGACGCACCGCACGAAAGAAGAACCTCCGATTTGGCTAGCGACTCGGGCCGCGCCGGTGCTGTTTTGGGCATCGTTGCTGTTCCTGGTCTGCCAAGCGGTGTCGGTGGTGATCTTCATCGACGTCCCCAATCTTCGCGAGTCGCTGGCCAGCAATCCGGCGGCGGAAACGGAAGCCGATCAAGCGTCCGAAGCGATCGATCCGGAGGTCGCCGCGTTGGCAATGACGTCGACGCCTGTTGCCTCGGGGTTGTCGTGGGAACCGATCGAACTGGCGACCTTGTTCTTGATGGGGCTGATCTGGCCGCTGGTGATTGCCGAGTCGGTCTATCATTGGCGGACGCGACCGTGGACGCGGGAAACTCGCCGGTTCCATTTCTACTCGCTGTTGTATTGCCTCTGCCCTTCGCTGCGGATGTGTGCGCAAAGTTTGGAGATGGGGCAGCGGTTGTGGCTGCCCGGTTGGGGCTGGCGGCGATCCGACGATCGTCTGCGGCGGCGATTGGAGCGAACGTTCAGTATGCCGATGATCTGGATCGCGCTGATGATCCTGCCGGTGTTGGTCGTCGAGTTGTTTTTAAAGGCTCAGGTGGCCGACTATCGCTGGCTGCGGATCACGCTGCACGTCAGCACCGGCGTGATCTGGTTCAGCTTTGCCGCCGAGTTCATCTTGATGGCGTCGGTTGCCGAGAAGAAGCTGACATATCTGAAAGAGCACTGGATCGAATTGGCGATCATCCTGTTGCCGCTGCTGTCGTTCATGCGGTCGCTGCGGCTGTTGCGAGCGACGGGGGCGTCGAAGTTGATTCGGCTCTCCCAGCTGAACCAAGTCGTCCGCACCTACCGGCTGCGCGGCACCGCGATGCGAGCCTTGCGGGCGTTGATCCTGTTGGATCTGTTCCAGCGTCTGACGCTGCAAACGCCCGAGAAGACGGTCGCGAAGTTGCAGCTGCAGTTGGAAGAGTTGGAGGGGGAGGCGAAGCAGTTGCGCCGCAAGATCGGCCGCTTGGAGCGAACGATTCGGAAGCGGGAAGTCGAGGCGAACGCGATCGGTTCGGAAGCCGATGTGGGCGACGACGCCGATCGGGATGACGCCGAAGCGGCAGCGAAAACCGACAGCCCCGCAACCGAATCGGTGTAG